The sequence GTCAAAGGACGATATGTATTACAACTTTTACGCCACGCAGGTCATGCACCACTGGGGTGGCATCGAGTGGCACGACTGGAACAACAAGCTGCGCGAATACCTGATTCAAGCCCAAGGCCGCCAAGGACACGAGACCGGCAGTTGGCACTTTGTCGACGCCCACGGCAGCAGCACCAAGGGGGGCCGGCTCTACAACACCTGCCTGGCGATCCTGACCTTGGAAGTCTATTACCGGTATCTGCCGATCTACGACAAGACGGCCGTGAACGACAGTTTTTAAGAATCGAGTTGGCGAGCAAGGCAGGGCGGCAGCGATGGATGTCGTACCGGTAATCGATCTGCGGGAAGGAGACGTGGTCCGCGGCGTCGCCGGGCGACGGGCCGAGTATCGGCCCATCGCGAGCGCGCTTTGTGCTGGGAGCGTGCCGGCGGAAGTGGCGGCCGCGTTCGTCGAGCGATTTGGCTTCGATTCGGTCTATGTCGCCGATCTTGATGCGATTACTGGCCGCCCGCCAGCGGTCGACGCTTACGCCCAGATTGCCGCCGCAGGGCTGACACCTTGGATCGACGCGGGTGTGCGCGACGCGGCCGGCGCGAAGGAGTTACTGGCAGCGGTTGACCAAATTGACGCCAACGCCTCGCTGATCGTCGGCCTGGAATCGATTGCCTCGCGCGACGCATTGCGACAGATTGCCGCCGCGCTCCCACGTCAGCGGTTGATCTTCAGCCTCGATTTGAAGCAGGGCGAGCCGCTGGCTGCCGCTGACTGGCAAGGGGTTTCCGCCGAGTCAATCGCCGACGAAGCGATCAGTCTCGGCTTTGCCCGGCTGATCGTATTGGATCTGGCCCAGGTCGGCACCGGTCGCGGGCCGGCGGTCGCGACTTTGTGTGCAAAAATCCGCCAACGATACCCATGCGTGGAATTGATCGCCGGTGGTGGTGTGCGCCGCGGCGACGATCTGCGAACATTAGCCGAATCGGGCTGCGACCTCGCACTAGTGGCCAGCGCGTTGCACGACGGCTCGCTGACTCGCGCTGATTTGGTTCCTTTCCGTAGAATGATAGACGCCACAAGGCCCCCGGCGACCCGCCGGGGGCTAACGGCTGCACACGACGCATTGCCACGCTTGAATTGAACACGAGGAATCATGGCCGACCGATCTGCATCCCCCAGCCTTTCAGCCCTTTGGTCGCAAATCGCCGAAGAGGAACAATCGCTTCAACTCGGCGGCGGTCCCGACGCCATCGACCGGCAA comes from Planctomycetota bacterium and encodes:
- a CDS encoding hisA/hisF family protein; protein product: MDVVPVIDLREGDVVRGVAGRRAEYRPIASALCAGSVPAEVAAAFVERFGFDSVYVADLDAITGRPPAVDAYAQIAAAGLTPWIDAGVRDAAGAKELLAAVDQIDANASLIVGLESIASRDALRQIAAALPRQRLIFSLDLKQGEPLAAADWQGVSAESIADEAISLGFARLIVLDLAQVGTGRGPAVATLCAKIRQRYPCVELIAGGGVRRGDDLRTLAESGCDLALVASALHDGSLTRADLVPFRRMIDATRPPATRRGLTAAHDALPRLN